A DNA window from Oncorhynchus tshawytscha isolate Ot180627B linkage group LG13, Otsh_v2.0, whole genome shotgun sequence contains the following coding sequences:
- the LOC112264786 gene encoding antigen peptide transporter 2-like translates to MMLRTCVFAMAVGLCIDITTLAFGASISQTGTITFDAFGNVVRLWVVAGIRLVLLLGLSLLTLGSIKPVFKRWLAVHCFLAPVYETGRLMLYGGSPERVYGSLGLGSPSLWLLCTVAAAAAALFWETTFPDSNGESNGKQKTQKARVLFMRVLIFYRPDILLLVGAFIFLSLAVLCEMFIPFYTGKVIDILGTQYKWNNFLTAIILMGLYSLGSSFSAGCRGGLFMCAINSFTCRMKVKLFGALVKQEIGFFETIKTGDITSRLSTDTTLMGRAVALNVNVLLRTLIKTVGMLSLMMSLSWKLTLLMLMETPITGLLQSVHDNYYQRLSKEVQDSIARANEAAGETVGGIRTVRSFKTEQHEAGRYNDRLMDTHNRKTRRDTVMAVYLLLRRLTAVVMQVAMLYYGRLFIQRGQMSTGNLVSFILYQSDLADNIRTLIYIFGDMLNSVGAAGKVFEYLDREPQVSTKGTLQPETLTGHVQFHNLSFSYPTRQERKVLQGFSLELRPGQLTALVGPSGGGKSTCVSLLERFYQPQQGEILLDGLPLQSYQHHYLHRKIAMVGQEPVLFSGSVKDNIAYGLADCSLERVQEAARRANAHSFISQLEKGYDTDVGERGGQLSGGEKQRIAIARALIREPQVLILDEVTSALDTESEHMVQEALASCPSQTLLVIAHRLKTIERADQIILIDQGTVQEQGTHQELMDRKGSYYKLKERLFTEDDVPH, encoded by the exons ATGATGCTTAGAACGTGCGTGTTCGCTATGGCCGTAGGTCTATGCATTGACATAACCACATTGGCTTTTGGCGCATCTATTTCCCAAACTGGAACAATAACTTTTGATGCTTTCGGGAATGTGGTGCGTCTATGGGTTGTAGCGGGGATTCGGTTAGTTTTACTACTCGGTTTATCGCTACTCACACTAGGATCGATAAAACCCGTATTCAAGCGCTGGTTAGCGGTGCACTGTTTCCTTGCCCCGGTCTATGAGACTGGGCGACTTATGCTGTATGGAGGTTCACCGGAGCGCGTTTATGGATCTTTGGGTCTGGGGAGTCCAAGTTTGTGGCTATTGTGTACCGtggcagcagctgcagcagcctTATTTTGGGAGACAACCTTCCCTGACAGCAATGGAGAAAGCAACGGGAAACAGAAGACGCAGAAGGCACGAGTGCTGTTCATGAGAGTCCTCATCTTCTACAGACCTGACATCCTCCTTTTGGTTGGGGCATTTATATTCCTGTCACTGGCTGTCCTCT GTGAGATGTTCATCCCATTCTACACTGGAAAAGTGATTGACATCTTGGGTACCCAGTACAAGTGGAATAACTTTCTCACAGCTATCATCCTCATGGGGCTTTACTCTTTGGGAAG CTCTTTCAGTGCTGGCTGTCGTGGTGGCCTCTTCATGTGTGCCATCAACAGCTTCACCTGCAGAATGAAAGTGAAGCTGTTTGGGGCCCTGGTGAAGCAGGAGATTGGCTTCTTTGAGACAATCAAGACAG GTGACATCACGTCCCGGCTGTCCACAGACACCACCCTGATGGGCCGGGCGGTGGCCCTAAATGTCAACGTCCTACTGAGGACCCTCATTAAGACCGTGGGTATGCTGTCGCTCATGATGAGCCTGTCCTGGAAGCTCACTCTGCTCATGCTGATGGAGACGCCCATCACCGGCCTGTTGCAAAGCGTCCATGACAACTATTACCAG AGGCTCTCTAAGGAGGTGCAGGACTCTATAGCCAGGGCGAACGAGGCAGCGGGGGAAACAGTTGGCGGAATCCGGACCGTACGAAGCTTCAAAACTGAGCAGCATGAGGCTGGTCGCTATAACGACAGGTTGATGGACACCCACAATCGCAAGACCAGGCGGGACACCGTCATGGCAGTCTACCTGCTCCTGAGAAGA CTAACAGCAGTGGTAATGCAGGTGGCTATGCTGTACTATGGCAGACTGTTTATCCAGCGAGGTCAGATGAGCACTGGGAACCTGGTCTCTTTCATCCTCTACCAGTCTGACCTGGCAGACAATATCAGG ACTTTGATTTACATTTTTGGCGACATGCTGAATTCAGTGGGGGCAGCTGGTAAGGTGTTTGAGTACCTGGACAGAGAGCCCCAGGTCAGCACCAAGGGGACACTCCAACCAGAGACCTTGACTGGACACGTCCAGTTCCACAACCTCTCCTTCTCCTACCCTACCCGCCAGGAACGCAAAGTACTGCAG GGCTTCTCTCTGGAGCTGAGGCCGGGTCAGCTGACTGCTCTGGTGGGGCCATCAGGAGGGGGGAAGAGCACCTGTGTCAGTCTGCTGGAGAGGTTCTACCAGCCTCAGCAGGGAGAGATCCTATTGGACGGACTGCCACTGCAGAGTTACCAGCACCACTACCTACACAGGAAG ATAGCCATGGTAGGCCAGgagcctgttctgttctctggGTCCGTCAAGGACAACATTGCCTACGGCCTGGCAGACTGCTCTCTGGAGAGGGTACAGGAAGCGGCTCGCAGAGCCAACGCCCACAGCTTCATCAGCCAACTGGAGAAGGGTTACGACACAG ATGTAGGAGAGCGGGGTGGTCAGCTGTCCGGCGGTGAGAAGCAGCGTATCGCCATCGCCAGAGCTCTGATCAGAGAGCCACAGGTCCTCATCCTGGACGAGGTCACCAGCGCACTGGACACGGAGAGCGAACACATG GTCCAGGAGGCCCTGGCTAGCTGCCCCTCCCAGACCCTGCTGGTGATTGCTCACAGGCTGAAGACCATTGAGAGGGCAGATCAGATAATTCTGATTGACCAGGGGACTGTACAGGAGCAGGGCACTCaccaggagttgatggacaggAAGGGGAGCTACTACAAACTAAAAGAGAGACTCTTCACCGAAGACGACGTGCCACATTGA